Within the Blastocatellia bacterium genome, the region GAAGTGAGCCAGCTAGCCAGAGGCTACTTCGCAAGGTCGCTTATCAGTTGCCGCCAAGATACATCAGATAGTGTTCTGGATGTGCTTGCACTTGTCAGCGATTCGTGTTTTTTGTGTTTCGGATGTGCTTGCACTTGTCCCAATCTGTTAGATTGCGCTGTGACTCGCGCAATCTAACAGATTGCGCTACAAACTATTCTAATTTGCACACTCACGGTTATTGGTATTGGTCGAGAGGATGAAAATGATGAACGCCAACAGGCTCTATGCAGGTCGCCTTGCAAGGCGGGTGACGGTTGCTATTGTCGCTCTACTGGTCTCTTCGGTTTCGCTCGGGGCGCTGCCGGCGCGACAAACCGGGCGCGCGACGCCGGCACAACTTCAGGCGATTCGCGACTACATCAAGCAGAGCTGGCACACGCTTGAGCGGTCGAATGCACGGCTCGCCGACGCCGCCGTTGACCCGAAATTCAAAGCCGGCGCCGGCGCGCGCTCGCCGGTCTACGTCTCGCGCAAAGAGAATGTCAGCGAAGTCGAGGCCCGCTTACGCCGACAGATGACGGCTGAAGATTTTGCCCGCATCGAGATTCGCCAGTTGCCGGAAGATTGGCAGCAGATCAATCAACAAGGGCTGCTCTACCTGCCGAACCCTTACGTCGTGCCGGGCGGGCGCTTCAACGAGATGTATGGCTGGGACAGCTACTTCATTCAGGTGGGCCTGCTGCGCGACGGCGAAACCGAGCTTGCCAAAGACATGATCGATAACTTCGTCTACGAGGTCGAGCATTACGGCAAGGTGCTGAACGCCAACCGCACTTACTACCTGACGCGCTCGCAGCCGCCGTTTCTCACGGAGATGATTCTCGGCGTCTACCGCAAGACGCATGACCGCCGCTGGCTCGCGGCGACCATCCCTGCGCTGGAGAAGACTTATGAGCTGTGGACGACCGACCCGCACATGACGCCGGCGACACATCTGGCGCGCTACTGGGATTTTGGCGAGGGGCCGGCGCCCGAAGTCATTGCCGACGAGCGCGACGCCCAGGGGCGCACGCATTACGACCGCGTCCGTGAGTATTACCGCACCCACGAGGTCAGGGATTACGATGTTAACAAGTTTTACGACAAGGCGAAGGATGAGTTGACGCCGCTCTTTTACAAAGGCGACCGCTCGATGCGCGAATCCGGCTTCGACCCTTCAAACCGCTTCGGGCAGTTCAACACAGACATCATCAGCTATAACCCTGTCTGCCTGAATTCGCTGCTCTACCGTGTGGAGACCGAGGCCGCCGAGATCATGAAAATTCTCGGTCGCGCCGCCGCCGCAACGCAGTGGCTGCGCCGCGCCGCTCAACGCCGAGCGCAGATCAACCGCCTGATGTGGGACGCCGCCGACGGGCTCTATTACGATTACAACTTCGTCGAAAAGCGGGTGCGGCGCTATCCCTATGTGACGACCTTCTACCCGCTGTGGGTTGGGATCGCCAGCCCCGCTCAGGCCGCGCGCGTCGTCAAGAACCTTCACCTCTTCGAGCGACCGGGCGGCCTGTTGACCAGCACGACCGTCAGCGGCAGCCAGTGGGACGCGCCCTTTGGCTGGGGCAACCTGCAAATGATCGCCGTCGGCGGCCTGCGGCGTTACGGCTACAACCGCGAAGCCGACCGCATCGCGGCGAACTTCCTGTCGCTGGTGCTGAAAGAGTTCATCGCTCACAACACGATTGTCGAGAAGTATGATGTCGAAGCCCGCCAGTCACAGATCAGCGCCGGGCTGAAGTTCGGCTATACGTCGAACGAGATCGGCTTCGGCTGGACGAATGCGGCCTTCACTGACTTATACGCCGACCTGCCTGAAGCGAAGAAAGCCGATGTGCTAAACTTGAGCGGAGTCGCCCGCTCGGCGGCCACCGGGAAGTAATCATGCCATTCAAGCCTCAATCGCGGTTCGTGCTATGCAGCGTGTGGCTGCTGCTGACGCTTGCGATGGCTACGGCGCAGAGCAATCAACCCGCGGCGCAGGCCGCGGCGCAGGCCGCGCCGTCGCCGGTTGCCGAAGCGCAGTCGTTACTCGCCGCCGGCAAGACCGACGCGGCCATCGCGGCTCTGCGCGCCCTGCCGAAAGCGACAACCGACGACGCGCAGGTCAATCACCTGCTCGGACTGGCCTACTATCAAAAATCCGATTACCCGCACGCCATCGAACACCTGTCGGTCTCTGCGCGGCTGGCTAAAGAAGGCTCGCCGCAATACCGTCAGGCGGTGCAACTGCTCGGCATGGCGCACTACTTTCTCGGTCATAGCAAAGAGGCCGTCAGCTATCTTGAGCTGGTTCGCGCCTGGGCTCCTGACAACACCGAGAATGCTTACGTGCTGGGCGTCAGCTATCTGCTCTCGCAGGATGCCGAAAACGCCCGGCGCAACTTCGCGCGCATGTTCGCGCTGCCGGCAGACGCGGCGGCGGCTTATCTCATCAACGCGCAGATGATGATTCGTCAGGGACTAGAGGAGAGCGCCGAAAAAGAGCTGGCGCGTGCCCTGGAGCTTGATGCCAGGCTGCCGCAGGCGAACTACCTGCTGGGCGAGCTGGCTATTTATCACGCCAACCTGGATCGCGGCATCGAGTTGTTGAAGAAAGAGATTGCCCTCAACCCCGGCTTTGCGATGGCTTACTATATGTTGGGCGAAGCCTACTCGCGGCAACTGAAATGGGACGACGCCATCGCGCCGCTGCAAAAATCGATCTGGCTGAACCCCTACTTCAGCGGGCCATACATCGCGCTCGGCAAGGTCTATTTGAAGAAGGCTGACCTCGGCAACGCTGAAAGCATGCTGCGCCGCGCCCTGGCGATGGACCCGAACAATTATTCGGGCCATCATCTGCTGGCGCAGGTCTTACAGCAGGCGAATCGCATGGCCGAAGCGAAAAGGGAGTTCGACACGGCGGAGAGCTTGCGGCCACCCGCCAACAAGTAGGGCGAGATGTTAGAGAAGCTCAACCGGCTCCGCGCCGCGGCCTTGCAAGCTCTATCCCTCGCGCTCTCTGTCAGCGCACTCATTGTCACACCGCTCGCCGTGCCGGCAATCGCCGGCTACCCCGCTCCAACTCGATCCGCCCCGGATGAAAATGGCGCGAGCGATTTTCAGGTGAGCTTTGTCGAAGTCGCGGCGCGCGCCGGGCTGACCGAGCCATTTGTCTACGGCGGCATGGACCGCAAGCGCTACATCATCGAAACCAACGGCTGTGGCGTCGCCTTCCTGGATTACGACAATGACGGCTGGATGGACATTCTATTGCTGAACGGCACACGGCTCGAAGGCTTTGCGAAAGGCAAAGCGCCGACCCTCAAGCTCTATCACAACAACCGCAATGGCGCGTTTAGCGATGTCACCAGTGGGTCAGGGCTGGCACGCACCGGCTGGGCTTCAGCCGTCACGGTTGGCGATTACGACAACGACGGCAATGATGACCTGTTCATTACTTACTGGGGCCAGAACGTCCTCTATCACAATGACGGCAGGGGCAAGTTCAGCGACGTGACGGCGAAAGCGGGGCTGGCGACAAAAGGCACACGCTGGGGATCGGGCTGCGCCTTTGTGGATTATGACCGCGACGGGCGGCTCGATCTTTTCGTGGCGAACTATCTGATCTTCGACCCGGCCAGCGTGCCCGAGCCGGGCAAAGGCCCGAACTGTTTGTGGAAAGGCGTGGCGGTCAACTGTGGGCCGAAGGGCTTACCAACCGACACCAATCTGCTCTATCACAACAACGGCGACGGCACCTTTACAGACGTGTCACAGGCTTCGGGCATCGCGAAGGCGCAGAACCGTTACGCCATGACGACGCTGGTGACGGATTACGATAATGACGGCTGGCCTGATCTCTATGTCGCGTGTGATTCGACGGCGAGCATCCTCTATCGCAACAACGGCGACGGGACATTCAAAGACGTAGCGATTGAAGCCGGCGCGGCTTATAACGAAGACGGCCAGCCGCAGGCCGGCATGGGCGTGGCCTCGGGCGATTACAACGGCGATGGGTTCACCGATATTTTTAAGACGCATTTTGCCGACGACTTGCCGGCGATGTATCGCAACAGCGGGCGCGGCTTCTTCGAAGACGCATCGCGCGCCGCGGGCTTCGAGCACACGCGCTACATTCAGTGGGGCACGGGGCTGGTTGACCTGAACAATGACGGCTGGCCGGATGTCTTCACCGTGACCGGCAATGTTTACCCGGAAGTCGAGAGGGTGTTGAAAGAGTACCCACACCGCAGCCCGCGATTGATCTATCGCAATCTCGGCAACGGTCGCTTCAAGGAAGTGACTGCCGAATGCGGGCCGGGCGCGCGTGAGCTGCATTCGAGTCGCGGCTGCGCGTTCGGTGATTACGACAATGACGGCGACATAGACGTGCTGATTATGAATATGAACGAGCTGCCGTCGCTGCTGCGCAACGATTATAACGGCAGCCCGCGCGGCGCGAACCACTGGCTGACGTTGAAACTGATCGGCACGAAATCGAACCGTTCAGCCATCGGCGCGAGAGTGCGATTGAAGGCCGGCGCGCGCCAGCAGACTCAGGAAGTCAGCAGCCAGTCGAGCTATTACTCTCACAACGACCCGCGCCTGCACTTCGGACTGGGCGAAAGCGTGCGCGCCGAGCAGGTCGAGATTCGCTGGCCTAATGGGCAGACCGAAATCATTAAAGACATCGCCGCTAATCAGATCGTCACGATCAAAGAGGGTTTTGGAGTCGTGAAGGCGGGCGGCGGCAAAAAATAATTCAACCGCAGAGGGCGCAGAGGGGCGCAGAGGATTGATTCAGCCTCTGCGTCCCTCTGCGTCCGCCGCGTGCGAAGCACATCTCCAGCCATTCTGCGGTTGGTCTACATCAATGGCTTCAAGCGCGGATCGAGTTGTTTAGCCTTTTGATACTCGGCCTGCGCGGCCTCTTTCTGACCTTTTTCGAGCAAGGCTTTTGCCAGATGGTAATGCGCCTTCGCGTCATCGGGCGTCAGCTTGATGGCCGCCTCGAAGCGCTCGATGGCGGCGTCGAGGTTGCCCGCCTTGAGCTGCGCTAGACCTGTGTTGATGGCAAAGGTCGCCGCTTGAATATCCGATTTCTTCTTATTCAGCCGCGCCCCTTCTTGAAACTCGGCGCGCGCCGCCTCCATATCGCCTTTTTGTCGGAGCGCCGTGCCTAGCGTGTTGTGAATCTCCGGCGCGTTCGGCGCGACTTTGAGCGCCTGGCGGAACGCCGCGATGGCGGCATCCAGATTGCCCTGTTGTTGCAGCACGGTGCCGAGCGCGTATTGCGCTTCGGCATAATCGGGTTTGGCGGCGAGCGCCGCCCTGAAGGCGGCTGCCGACTCGTCGAGCTTGCCTTGCTGCAACAGCACGACGCCGAGCGTGTAGTGCGCTTCCTGCAATGACGGTTGCAGAGCGGTCGCCCGTTTCAACTCCGCAATCGCTTCGTCGAACTGGTCTTTATTCTTCAAGGCAAGCCCGAGGTTGTAATGCGCATCGGCGCTGTCGGGAGCCATTTGAATCAGCTTGCGATACTCGGCAACCGCCGCCGCGTAGTCACTCTTCTGAATGAACGCCATGCCAAGATTATGGCGCGCCACCAAGTTGTTCGGATCGATCTTGAGCGCCTGATTGAACGCCGCGATGGCGCCATCCGGGTCGCGCTTGCCGACGAGCGCCAGCCCCAGGTCATTGTAAGCGGGGACGAAGTCAGGCTTCAGCTTGATGACGGCGCGGAAGGCTTCAATGGCTTCGTCTAGCTCTTCATTCTCCTGTAAGACCTGGCCCATGGCGTGGCGCGGCTCGATCATTTCGGGCGCGAGTCGCGTCGCCATAGTCAGCTCGCCAAGCGCCGCCTGTGTGTCGCCGCTCTTCTTTAGCGCCAGCCCAAGGTAGTAATGCGAATCGGCATGATTGGGCAGCAGTTTTACCGCCGTCTTTAACGCCGCGAGCGTGCCGGCCACGTCGTCTGAAAACCACCGCGCGGTGCCGAGGTAATAATAGGCTTCGCCGTAGTCGGGCTTCAGCTTGATCGCGGTTTCAAACTCATAGATAGCGGCGCGTAATTCGCCGCGCGCGGCGACCACGTAGCCGAGATAGAAATGCGCGTCCGGCAGGTTGGCGTTCAGCCGGATCGCTTCACGAAACTCGGCGACGGCATCATCGGCCAAACCTTTTTGCTGAAGCGCGAGACCGAGCATGAGATGGGTTTCCGCTTCGTCGGCCTTAAGCGACAGCGACTGACGAAACGCATTGACCGCGCCGTCAACGTCGCCGAGTTGTTGCAGCGCCTGGCCGAGATTGCGGTGCGCTTTATACTGTTTCGGATCAAGCGCGACGGCTTTGCGAAACGACTCTGCCGCCACCCGCGCATCGCCTTTGCGCGCCAGCGCCAGCCCCAGGACATTATATGCCTCGGCAAAGTCTGGCCTCATCTTGATCGCCATCCGCAACTCTTCGATGGCGCGGTCGCCCTGCTGCTTTTCCAGCAGCGTCACGCCGCGGCTGAAGTGCTGTTCGGCAGAGATAGCAGGCTTGCGTTGCGCGAAGACCGGCGGATGGCAGATGAGCAAAACGAGGATCGAATGCTTGAAGAAGAGATTGAATAGGCTCGACTTGAACATAGATTAACCGCGGATGAGTGGCCGGTTATTTAACTTTTGCTTTGCTCGCAGGCACAGCGCGCAGCAGGCCCGCGCCTTCTTTCACGGTGATGAACTGGTTGGCGGCAACGTCCGTGAGCGTATCCACCTGACCGCTCGGCCAGCGCACCTCAATCGTCTTGACGCGGTCGCGCTTGCCTAACCCGAAATGCACCCGCAGGTCGTTCTGCGAATAATAGCTGCCGCCGCTGCGCACCTCGTCAATCTGACTGCCGTCTTCGGTGACGCACTTCAACCGCGCGCCGATGCCGCTGCGGTTGGATTTGACGCCGACGGCTTTGATCATGATCCAGTTGTTTTGATTCGTCGAATCGCAGCGCAACAGCTCAGGCATGGCGTTCACCGGGTTGATCAAGATATCTGTGTCGCCGTCGTTGTCAAAATCGCCAAAGGCGCAGCCGCGCGCCGCTGTCGGCTGCATCACCGGGCCGCCGAGCCGCTCGGAGATGTCTTCAAAGCGCCCATTCCCAAGATTGCGATAGAGCACCTTGCGTTGCGCGTAGCCCGCTTCGGTGGTCAGCCTCTCCACCTCCGGATAAACATGACCGTTGACCAGGAAGACGTCGGCCCAGCCGTTGTTGTCAACGTCGAAAAAGCCACAGCCCCAGCCGAGCCAGCGCGTCGTCGTGCCGATGCCCGCGGGAAAGGTCACATCATCGAAGGCCATCTTGCCGGTGTTGTGATAGAGCGTCGAGGTGTCGCCGGAAAAGTTGGTCTTGAAGATGTCGAGCCAGCCATCGTGATCGTAATCGCCGGCAGTCACACCCATGCCGGCCTGCGGTTTGCCGTCTATGCTGAAGGCACAGCCGGCTTCGATGCCGATGTCGGTGAAGGTGCCGTTCTTGTCGTTGTGATAAAGCGCCGCGGGCGCCGAATCGTTCGCGACATAAATATCCGGCCAGCCGTCGTTATCAAAATCGGCGACCAGCACGCCGAGCCCGTAGGTGCCGTTGGTCTTGCGAATGCCGGCTTTCTCGGAAACGTCGGTGAAGGTGCCATTGCCGTTATTGCGATAGAGCGTGTTGACGCCGCCTGCGAGTCCCGGCGGGCCGCAGGCGACCATCACGCCTTTGTAAAGACAGGGGCCGGATTCGGGCACCGGCGCGGTCTTCAAATCGAGATCGATGTAGCTGGCGACGAACAGGTCAAGCAGGCCATCGCGGTCATAATCAACGAAGGCGCAGCCCGACCCCCAACGCGTGCGGTTGGTGGCGACCCCGGCTTTGTCTGCGACTTCCCTGAAGGTGCCGTTGCCGTTGTTGTGATAGAGCGCATTCTTGCCGAAGTAGCTGATGAAGATGTCGTCGAAGCCGTCGTTATCGTAATCGCCGACGGCGACGCTCTGGCCCCAGCCCGTGCGCGTGAGGCCGGACTTCTGTGTCACGTCAATGAAGCTGCCATCCCCCTGGTTGTGATAGAGCCGGCAGGTCGCGGTCGGCGCTTGCGGCAAGCCTTCGAGCCGCGTGCCGTTGACCAAGAGAATGTCTTGCCAGCCGTCGTTATCGTAATCCAGAAAGGCCGCGCCGCACCCCGTGGTTTCGAGCAGGTATTTGTTTTTGTGCTCATCGCCATAGACGGTCGGCGTGGTCAGCCCGGCCTGTTTGGCGACGTTGATAAACGTCACGCCGACATCGCCGTTCGCGGGCGCGTCGGCGAATGTCCGCGCCGACACGACGACCAGGCAGATCAGTGACCGCAGTAGTTTTGCGATGAATCCGTGCAAACCGGGAAACTCCTTGATGGCCATGAATGATAACCGAGGCCGCAGGGTTTATCCATTCTTGGATGACCATCGGAAGATAAACCGCCAAGACGCCAAGACCGCCAAGAGAACACAAAGTTCCTCTTGGCGGTCTTGGCGTCTTGGCGGTTCAAGTTATCCCGGATGCGTCATCGTCTCGGGGCGCACTATTTCGTCGAAGGCTTCGCCACTCAGATAGCCGAGCTTGAGGACGGCTTCGCGCAGGCTGATGTTCTCTTCGTGCGCCACGTGCGCCACCTGTGCCGCTTTGTCGTAGCCGATCTTCGGCGTCAACGCCGTCACCAGCATCAGCGAATTCTGGACATAGTGATCAATGCGCTCGCGGTTGAGCTCGATGCCGTTAATCATATACTCGACAAAGCCGTGGCTGGCGTCGGCGAGCAGCGTCACCGAGTGCAGAAAATTGTAGATCATCACCGGCTTGAAGACGTTCAGCTCGAAGTTGCCCTGCGAGCCGGCGAAGCTAATCGCCGCGTTGTTGCCGAGAACCTGCGCCGCGATCATCGTCATGGCTTCGCACTGAGTGGGGTTGACCTTGCCGGGCATGATCGAAGAGCCCGGCTCGTTTTCAGGAATAACCAATTCGCCGATGCCGCAGCGCGGCCCCGACGCCAGCCAGCGGATGTCGTTGGCAATCTTCATCAGCGAGACCGCAAGCGTCGTCACCGCGCCGTGGGCAAAGACCAGCTCGTCGTGCGCCGACAGCGCCGCGAATTTATTCGGGTGCGAGCGAAAGGGTAGCTCGGCCAGCTCGGCGATCTTCGCCGCGACGCGCTCGGCAAACTCCGGCGGCGCGTTCAACCCTGTGCCGACCGCCGTGCCGCCGATGGCGAGGTCGTAGAGGCCGTCGAGCGCCAGCCGCAAACGCTCGGCATCGCGTTCAAGCAAGCTCGCCCAGCCGCTCATCTCCTGGCCGACGGTCAGCGGCGTGGCATCTTGCAAATGCGTGCGGCCAATCTTGACGACGTTGGCGAACTCGCGGGCCTTGGCCATGATGGCGTTGTGGATTTGCTCGATGGCGGGGATCAAATCATTATGCACGCGCATCGCCGCGGCAATGTGCATGGCCGCCGGGAAGGTATCGTTCGACGATTGCGACATATTGACGTGATCGTTCGGGTGAATCGGCTTCTTCGATCCCATCACGCCACCGGCCATCTCAATAGCGCGGTTGGCGATGACTTCGTTGACGTTCATGTTGGTCTGCGTGCCGCTGCCGGTTTGCCAGACGCGCAGCGGGAATTGCTCATTGAGCCGACCGGCGATCACCTCGTCCGCCGCTTGCGCGATCAGCCGGGCGTTGTCTTCAGAGAGCTTGCCGAGGTCTTGATTGACCAGCGCCGCGGCTTTCTTCAAGATGCCGAAAGCGCGGATCAATTCGGGCGGCATCAGGTCGCGCCCGATATTGAAATGCAGCAGCGAGCGGGCGGTCTGCGCGCCCCAGTAGACATCTGCCGGCACTTCAATTTCGCCCATGCTGTCGGACTCGATGCGGACTTGCTGATTTGCTGTTGGCTCGGTCATCGGTGGCTCCTCTCGCTCAGTGTTTTCATGAAAAGCATAGCGCGCCTGTCGTCTT harbors:
- a CDS encoding CRTAC1 family protein yields the protein MLEKLNRLRAAALQALSLALSVSALIVTPLAVPAIAGYPAPTRSAPDENGASDFQVSFVEVAARAGLTEPFVYGGMDRKRYIIETNGCGVAFLDYDNDGWMDILLLNGTRLEGFAKGKAPTLKLYHNNRNGAFSDVTSGSGLARTGWASAVTVGDYDNDGNDDLFITYWGQNVLYHNDGRGKFSDVTAKAGLATKGTRWGSGCAFVDYDRDGRLDLFVANYLIFDPASVPEPGKGPNCLWKGVAVNCGPKGLPTDTNLLYHNNGDGTFTDVSQASGIAKAQNRYAMTTLVTDYDNDGWPDLYVACDSTASILYRNNGDGTFKDVAIEAGAAYNEDGQPQAGMGVASGDYNGDGFTDIFKTHFADDLPAMYRNSGRGFFEDASRAAGFEHTRYIQWGTGLVDLNNDGWPDVFTVTGNVYPEVERVLKEYPHRSPRLIYRNLGNGRFKEVTAECGPGARELHSSRGCAFGDYDNDGDIDVLIMNMNELPSLLRNDYNGSPRGANHWLTLKLIGTKSNRSAIGARVRLKAGARQQTQEVSSQSSYYSHNDPRLHFGLGESVRAEQVEIRWPNGQTEIIKDIAANQIVTIKEGFGVVKAGGGKK
- a CDS encoding tetratricopeptide repeat protein yields the protein MPFKPQSRFVLCSVWLLLTLAMATAQSNQPAAQAAAQAAPSPVAEAQSLLAAGKTDAAIAALRALPKATTDDAQVNHLLGLAYYQKSDYPHAIEHLSVSARLAKEGSPQYRQAVQLLGMAHYFLGHSKEAVSYLELVRAWAPDNTENAYVLGVSYLLSQDAENARRNFARMFALPADAAAAYLINAQMMIRQGLEESAEKELARALELDARLPQANYLLGELAIYHANLDRGIELLKKEIALNPGFAMAYYMLGEAYSRQLKWDDAIAPLQKSIWLNPYFSGPYIALGKVYLKKADLGNAESMLRRALAMDPNNYSGHHLLAQVLQQANRMAEAKREFDTAESLRPPANK
- a CDS encoding tetratricopeptide repeat protein; protein product: MFKSSLFNLFFKHSILVLLICHPPVFAQRKPAISAEQHFSRGVTLLEKQQGDRAIEELRMAIKMRPDFAEAYNVLGLALARKGDARVAAESFRKAVALDPKQYKAHRNLGQALQQLGDVDGAVNAFRQSLSLKADEAETHLMLGLALQQKGLADDAVAEFREAIRLNANLPDAHFYLGYVVAARGELRAAIYEFETAIKLKPDYGEAYYYLGTARWFSDDVAGTLAALKTAVKLLPNHADSHYYLGLALKKSGDTQAALGELTMATRLAPEMIEPRHAMGQVLQENEELDEAIEAFRAVIKLKPDFVPAYNDLGLALVGKRDPDGAIAAFNQALKIDPNNLVARHNLGMAFIQKSDYAAAVAEYRKLIQMAPDSADAHYNLGLALKNKDQFDEAIAELKRATALQPSLQEAHYTLGVVLLQQGKLDESAAAFRAALAAKPDYAEAQYALGTVLQQQGNLDAAIAAFRQALKVAPNAPEIHNTLGTALRQKGDMEAARAEFQEGARLNKKKSDIQAATFAINTGLAQLKAGNLDAAIERFEAAIKLTPDDAKAHYHLAKALLEKGQKEAAQAEYQKAKQLDPRLKPLM
- the fumC gene encoding class II fumarate hydratase, whose translation is MTEPTANQQVRIESDSMGEIEVPADVYWGAQTARSLLHFNIGRDLMPPELIRAFGILKKAAALVNQDLGKLSEDNARLIAQAADEVIAGRLNEQFPLRVWQTGSGTQTNMNVNEVIANRAIEMAGGVMGSKKPIHPNDHVNMSQSSNDTFPAAMHIAAAMRVHNDLIPAIEQIHNAIMAKAREFANVVKIGRTHLQDATPLTVGQEMSGWASLLERDAERLRLALDGLYDLAIGGTAVGTGLNAPPEFAERVAAKIAELAELPFRSHPNKFAALSAHDELVFAHGAVTTLAVSLMKIANDIRWLASGPRCGIGELVIPENEPGSSIMPGKVNPTQCEAMTMIAAQVLGNNAAISFAGSQGNFELNVFKPVMIYNFLHSVTLLADASHGFVEYMINGIELNRERIDHYVQNSLMLVTALTPKIGYDKAAQVAHVAHEENISLREAVLKLGYLSGEAFDEIVRPETMTHPG
- a CDS encoding trehalase family glycosidase, producing MMNANRLYAGRLARRVTVAIVALLVSSVSLGALPARQTGRATPAQLQAIRDYIKQSWHTLERSNARLADAAVDPKFKAGAGARSPVYVSRKENVSEVEARLRRQMTAEDFARIEIRQLPEDWQQINQQGLLYLPNPYVVPGGRFNEMYGWDSYFIQVGLLRDGETELAKDMIDNFVYEVEHYGKVLNANRTYYLTRSQPPFLTEMILGVYRKTHDRRWLAATIPALEKTYELWTTDPHMTPATHLARYWDFGEGPAPEVIADERDAQGRTHYDRVREYYRTHEVRDYDVNKFYDKAKDELTPLFYKGDRSMRESGFDPSNRFGQFNTDIISYNPVCLNSLLYRVETEAAEIMKILGRAAAATQWLRRAAQRRAQINRLMWDAADGLYYDYNFVEKRVRRYPYVTTFYPLWVGIASPAQAARVVKNLHLFERPGGLLTSTTVSGSQWDAPFGWGNLQMIAVGGLRRYGYNREADRIAANFLSLVLKEFIAHNTIVEKYDVEARQSQISAGLKFGYTSNEIGFGWTNAAFTDLYADLPEAKKADVLNLSGVARSAATGK
- a CDS encoding CRTAC1 family protein; amino-acid sequence: MHGFIAKLLRSLICLVVVSARTFADAPANGDVGVTFINVAKQAGLTTPTVYGDEHKNKYLLETTGCGAAFLDYDNDGWQDILLVNGTRLEGLPQAPTATCRLYHNQGDGSFIDVTQKSGLTRTGWGQSVAVGDYDNDGFDDIFISYFGKNALYHNNGNGTFREVADKAGVATNRTRWGSGCAFVDYDRDGLLDLFVASYIDLDLKTAPVPESGPCLYKGVMVACGPPGLAGGVNTLYRNNGNGTFTDVSEKAGIRKTNGTYGLGVLVADFDNDGWPDIYVANDSAPAALYHNDKNGTFTDIGIEAGCAFSIDGKPQAGMGVTAGDYDHDGWLDIFKTNFSGDTSTLYHNTGKMAFDDVTFPAGIGTTTRWLGWGCGFFDVDNNGWADVFLVNGHVYPEVERLTTEAGYAQRKVLYRNLGNGRFEDISERLGGPVMQPTAARGCAFGDFDNDGDTDILINPVNAMPELLRCDSTNQNNWIMIKAVGVKSNRSGIGARLKCVTEDGSQIDEVRSGGSYYSQNDLRVHFGLGKRDRVKTIEVRWPSGQVDTLTDVAANQFITVKEGAGLLRAVPASKAKVK